One Nocardia iowensis DNA window includes the following coding sequences:
- a CDS encoding extracellular catalytic domain type 1 short-chain-length polyhydroxyalkanoate depolymerase, with the protein MRVTALRLSAVLGAALLIAACLLTGAPQAQAQLDRRCYTNAAGTRCYYLHLPPGGTVGRPLMVYLHGCDDLIAYPEPTGFSLTRVADEMGFVLAYPLQDRASNKQLCWNWDKPEHRERGQGEPSIIAGITSTVIDELGLDRSRVYLGGYSAGGATTTNLGATYPDLYAAIAPMAGAPYRTQLDGQVIIDAMGPRARPMPTYFLQTLFDQISTIVIGRANLNQWLEADNLADPGSAPTLPTGVQVLVPGEGLPIPLTVEHYASPRGCELAQFTTPLLAEHAIGAALVQRDIGIEIQRNLMRFLLAHRMPPPHQAC; encoded by the coding sequence GTGCGAGTCACCGCGCTCCGCCTCTCCGCCGTCCTCGGCGCTGCCCTGCTGATTGCCGCCTGTCTGCTGACCGGCGCGCCGCAGGCGCAAGCGCAGCTCGACAGGCGCTGCTACACCAATGCCGCCGGGACCCGCTGCTACTACCTGCATCTGCCGCCCGGCGGGACTGTGGGCAGACCCTTGATGGTGTACCTGCACGGGTGCGACGATTTGATCGCCTACCCCGAGCCGACCGGCTTCTCGCTCACCAGGGTCGCCGACGAGATGGGTTTCGTCCTCGCGTATCCGCTGCAAGACCGGGCGTCGAACAAGCAACTGTGCTGGAACTGGGACAAACCCGAGCATCGCGAGCGCGGCCAGGGCGAGCCGTCCATTATCGCTGGCATCACCAGCACGGTGATCGATGAGCTGGGACTCGATCGTTCCCGCGTCTACCTCGGTGGGTACTCCGCGGGCGGCGCGACCACGACCAATCTCGGCGCCACCTACCCGGACCTGTACGCGGCTATCGCACCGATGGCGGGCGCACCGTACCGAACCCAACTCGACGGCCAGGTCATCATCGACGCGATGGGCCCACGCGCCCGTCCGATGCCCACCTACTTCCTGCAGACCCTCTTCGACCAGATCAGCACGATCGTGATCGGGCGGGCGAACCTCAACCAGTGGCTGGAGGCCGACAATCTCGCCGATCCGGGTTCGGCGCCGACACTCCCGACCGGCGTGCAAGTTCTCGTTCCCGGCGAGGGCTTACCGATCCCACTCACCGTCGAGCACTACGCCAGCCCGCGAGGCTGTGAACTGGCCCAGTTCACCACCCCCCTGCTCGCCGAGCACGCCATCGGCGCAGCCCTGGTCCAGCGGGATATCGGCATCGAAATCCAACGCAACCTGATGCGATTCCTACTC
- the acs gene encoding acetate--CoA ligase gives MTSATTDSRDTTAPVAYPPGESFAATANADAALYDLAAADRLAFWAEQARRLHWAQPWTRVLDWSAAPVANWFVGGKLNVAYNCVDRHVLDGHGDQIAIHWEGEPGDSRDITYGELRDEVSRAANYLTELGLRAGDRVAIYMPMVPEAIVSMLACARLGLTHSVVFAGFSPTALRQRVDDAGARLVITTDGQWRRGTAAPLKAAVDEALGGVHATVEHVLVVRRTNVDVPWTEGRDLWWHDTVTDASPEHEAQPFDAEHPLFILYTSGTTGKPKGILHTSGGYLTQAAYTHHNVFDHKAGQDVYWCTADIGWVTGHSYIVYGPLANRATQVVYEGTPNAPDEHRHFQIIEKYGVSIYYTAPTLVRTFMKWGRQIPDAHDLSSLRLLGSVGEPINPEAWRWYREVIGGNRTPIVDTWWQTETGAIMISPLPGVTATKPGAATAALPGISAKVVDDDGTELDRGAAGLLVLDQPWPSMLRGIWGDPQRFRETYWDRFAGDGWYFAGDGAKLDDDGDLWVLGRVDDVMNVSGHRISTAEVESALVGHSAVAEAAVVGASDATTGQAIVAFVILTAGAANTGDALVAELKSAVSQEISPIARPREIHIVPELPKTRSGKIMRRLLRDVAEGRELGDTSTLVDPRVFEAIARG, from the coding sequence GTGACCAGCGCAACCACCGATTCCCGCGACACCACCGCACCGGTGGCCTACCCACCCGGCGAGTCCTTCGCCGCGACGGCGAATGCCGATGCGGCACTGTACGACCTGGCGGCGGCCGATCGGCTGGCGTTCTGGGCCGAGCAGGCGCGCAGGCTGCACTGGGCGCAGCCGTGGACGCGGGTGCTGGACTGGAGTGCCGCGCCGGTGGCGAACTGGTTCGTCGGCGGCAAGCTCAATGTCGCCTACAACTGTGTGGACCGGCACGTGCTCGACGGGCACGGTGACCAGATCGCCATCCACTGGGAAGGCGAGCCGGGCGATTCACGCGATATCACCTACGGCGAACTTCGGGACGAAGTCTCCAGGGCGGCAAACTATCTGACCGAGCTGGGACTTCGGGCCGGTGATCGGGTCGCCATCTATATGCCGATGGTGCCCGAGGCCATCGTGTCGATGCTGGCCTGCGCCCGGCTCGGGCTCACCCATTCGGTGGTGTTCGCCGGCTTCTCCCCCACCGCCCTGCGCCAGCGGGTGGACGATGCCGGGGCGCGGCTGGTGATCACCACCGACGGGCAGTGGCGGCGCGGGACCGCGGCGCCGCTCAAGGCGGCCGTCGACGAGGCGCTCGGCGGTGTGCACGCGACCGTCGAACACGTGCTCGTGGTGCGCCGCACCAATGTCGACGTGCCGTGGACCGAGGGCCGCGACCTGTGGTGGCACGACACCGTCACCGACGCCTCGCCGGAACACGAGGCGCAACCGTTCGATGCCGAGCATCCGCTGTTCATCCTCTACACCTCCGGCACCACCGGGAAGCCCAAGGGCATCCTGCACACCTCCGGCGGCTACCTCACGCAAGCTGCCTACACCCACCACAACGTCTTCGATCACAAAGCGGGACAGGACGTCTACTGGTGCACCGCCGACATCGGCTGGGTCACCGGGCACAGCTACATCGTCTACGGCCCGCTCGCCAATCGGGCCACCCAGGTGGTGTACGAGGGCACGCCCAATGCACCCGACGAGCACCGCCATTTCCAGATCATCGAAAAGTACGGCGTCAGCATCTATTACACGGCGCCTACGCTGGTGCGCACGTTCATGAAGTGGGGCCGCCAAATCCCCGACGCCCACGATCTGTCCTCGCTGCGGCTGCTCGGCAGTGTGGGTGAGCCGATCAACCCGGAAGCCTGGCGCTGGTATCGAGAAGTCATCGGCGGCAACCGCACTCCGATCGTCGATACCTGGTGGCAGACCGAGACCGGCGCCATCATGATCTCCCCGCTGCCGGGTGTCACCGCGACCAAGCCCGGTGCGGCGACGGCCGCGCTGCCCGGCATCTCGGCGAAGGTGGTCGACGACGACGGCACCGAACTCGACCGGGGCGCCGCCGGATTGCTGGTGCTGGATCAGCCGTGGCCGTCGATGCTGCGCGGCATCTGGGGCGACCCGCAGCGGTTCCGGGAGACCTACTGGGACCGGTTCGCCGGTGACGGCTGGTATTTCGCCGGTGACGGCGCCAAGCTCGACGACGACGGCGACCTGTGGGTGCTGGGCCGGGTCGACGACGTGATGAACGTGTCCGGCCACCGAATCTCCACCGCCGAAGTCGAATCCGCCCTCGTCGGGCACAGCGCGGTCGCCGAGGCGGCGGTCGTTGGTGCCAGCGATGCCACCACCGGTCAGGCGATCGTCGCCTTCGTCATCCTCACCGCAGGCGCGGCAAACACCGGAGATGCCCTCGTCGCCGAGCTGAAATCCGCTGTCTCCCAAGAGATCAGCCCCATCGCCCGTCCTCGCGAAATTCATATCGTCCCGGAGCTGCCGAAAACGCGCAGTGGCAAGATCATGCGCCGCCTGCTCCGCGACGTCGCCGAAGGCCGGGAATTGGGCGATACCTCGACCCTGGTGGATCCCAGGGTCTTCGAGGCCATCGCCCGCGGGTAA
- a CDS encoding solute symporter family protein, producing MAIFGVFVAITMVVVIRASRSNATAADFFTGGRGFSGPQNGIAIAGDYLSAASFLGIAGAIAVYGYDGFLYSIGFLVAWLVALLLVAEMLRNTGKFTMADVLSFRLKQGPVRTAAALTTLAVSLFYLLAQMAGAGGLVALLLDISDKTGQSIVIAVVGVLMIVYVLVGGMKGTTWVQIIKAVLLIAGAGLMTVMVFAKFGFNLSDILGSAQQHVSESTNKGVAARDVLAPGAQYGGSATSKINFLSLGLALVLGTAGLPHVLMRFYTVPTAKEARRSVVWAIGLIGAFYLFTLVLGYGAAAIVGPDRILAAAGGQNSAAPLLAFELGGVILLGIISAVAFATILAVVAGLTITAATSFAHDIYAGVIKRGKVDDAKQVRVSRITALVIGALAIGLGILANGQNIAFLVALAFAVAAAANLPTIVYSLFWKRFNTTGALFSMYGGLISTIVLIVFSPAVSGTKTSMLSSFDFDWFPLSNPGIVSIPLAFVLGIVGTLLGKADENPAKAAEMEVRSLTGVGAEKAVVH from the coding sequence ATGGCCATCTTCGGTGTCTTCGTCGCGATCACCATGGTCGTGGTGATCCGGGCCAGCCGCAGCAATGCCACCGCCGCCGACTTCTTCACCGGCGGACGCGGCTTCTCCGGCCCGCAGAACGGCATCGCCATCGCGGGCGACTACCTTTCTGCCGCAAGCTTTCTCGGCATCGCAGGCGCCATCGCGGTGTACGGCTACGACGGGTTCCTGTACTCCATCGGATTCCTGGTCGCCTGGCTCGTCGCGCTGCTGCTTGTCGCCGAAATGCTCAGGAACACCGGCAAATTCACCATGGCCGATGTGCTGAGCTTCCGGCTCAAGCAGGGGCCGGTGCGCACCGCCGCGGCGTTGACCACCCTCGCGGTGTCGCTGTTCTATCTGCTGGCGCAGATGGCGGGCGCCGGTGGCCTGGTCGCGCTGCTGCTCGACATCTCCGACAAGACCGGGCAGTCCATCGTGATCGCCGTGGTCGGCGTGCTGATGATCGTGTATGTGCTGGTCGGCGGCATGAAGGGCACCACATGGGTGCAGATCATCAAGGCCGTGCTGCTGATCGCGGGCGCCGGACTGATGACGGTCATGGTGTTCGCCAAATTCGGCTTCAACCTCTCCGACATTCTCGGCTCGGCGCAGCAGCACGTGTCCGAGTCGACGAACAAGGGCGTGGCCGCCCGTGACGTGCTCGCGCCCGGCGCGCAGTACGGCGGCAGCGCCACCTCGAAGATCAACTTCCTGTCTCTCGGTCTGGCGCTGGTGCTCGGCACCGCGGGTCTCCCGCACGTGCTGATGCGCTTCTACACGGTGCCGACCGCGAAGGAGGCGCGCCGATCAGTTGTGTGGGCGATCGGGCTGATCGGTGCGTTCTACCTGTTCACCCTGGTGCTCGGCTACGGTGCCGCCGCGATCGTCGGCCCGGACCGGATTCTGGCCGCGGCAGGCGGACAGAACTCGGCGGCGCCGCTGCTGGCGTTCGAACTCGGTGGCGTCATCCTGCTCGGCATCATCTCCGCGGTGGCGTTCGCCACCATCCTCGCGGTGGTCGCCGGGCTCACCATCACCGCGGCGACCTCGTTCGCGCACGACATCTATGCCGGAGTCATCAAGCGCGGCAAGGTCGATGACGCCAAGCAGGTGCGGGTGTCCAGGATCACCGCGCTGGTGATCGGCGCGCTCGCGATCGGCCTCGGTATTCTCGCCAACGGCCAGAACATCGCGTTCCTGGTGGCACTGGCGTTCGCGGTGGCGGCGGCGGCGAACCTGCCGACGATCGTGTACTCGCTGTTCTGGAAGCGGTTCAACACCACCGGCGCGCTGTTCTCCATGTACGGCGGGCTCATTTCCACCATCGTGCTGATCGTCTTCTCCCCCGCGGTGTCGGGCACCAAGACCTCGATGCTGTCCAGCTTCGATTTCGACTGGTTCCCGCTGTCCAACCCCGGAATCGTGTCCATTCCACTGGCTTTCGTGCTCGGCATCGTCGGAACGCTGCTCGGCAAGGCCGACGAGAACCCGGCCAAGGCCGCCGAGATGGAGGTGCGTTCGCTGACCGGCGTCGGCGCCGAGAAGGCGGTGGTGCACTGA
- a CDS encoding DUF485 domain-containing protein: protein MTSTELDGSAPRRTPSADEFVEVQASPEFQELRTRLRRFVFPMTALFLLWYVSYVLLGAYAHDFMAHKVFGNINVGLLLGLGQFVSTFAITALYVRFANRELDPRAAAIRNRLEGGQA from the coding sequence ATGACAAGTACAGAACTCGACGGCAGCGCCCCCCGGCGCACGCCGAGTGCAGACGAATTCGTCGAAGTGCAGGCCAGCCCGGAGTTCCAAGAGCTGCGAACGCGGCTGCGCCGCTTCGTATTTCCGATGACCGCGCTGTTCCTGCTGTGGTACGTCAGCTATGTGCTGCTCGGCGCCTACGCGCACGACTTCATGGCGCACAAGGTCTTCGGCAACATCAATGTCGGATTGCTGCTCGGCCTCGGCCAGTTCGTCTCCACCTTCGCCATCACCGCGCTCTACGTCCGGTTCGCCAACCGCGAGCTGGATCCGCGCGCGGCGGCCATCCGTAACCGGCTAGAGGGAGGCCAGGCGTGA
- a CDS encoding cation acetate symporter, giving the protein MTAGSVPLLTVFALLFAALATVAIGAYGVRLARTTSDFLVASRSVRSGWNAAAISGEYLSAASFLGVAGLIAKYGADALWYPVGFTAGYLSLLLFVAAPLRRSGAYTVPDFAEFRLGSVRLRRLAATVVVLVCAVYLIPQFQGAGLTLRTLLGVPDWVGAVAVGTIVIANVAGGGMRSITLVQAFQYWLKLTAVAIPALVLLGHFLTEDRALGAPAPPVVTERTVVDVRTDVVVQVAATQQVSIDGKLDDRPVAGQTLLTPGAHELSAGTELVLEAGAAVPVVAGAPADGAGWLEPGGGFGGAHPTYQVYSLIIATFLGTMGLPHVLVRFYTNPDGRAARATAVAVIGLVGLFYLFPVLLGVFARLYVPQLLITGISDAAVVLMPGSVVGGLPGQLLAALVAAGAIAAFLSTSSGLLVSIAGVLSTDMLRGRIRDFRAAAVVAGGVPLALSLTVASLDLSRTVGLAFSVAASTLCPLLVLGIWWRGLTAAGAAAGLIAGGLASGGATVVSVAGGLSDEVAGGWPAALLGYPAAISVPLAFAAMMLVSKVTPGPGARRVGRVFVRMHAPERLGMGADRERSLRSN; this is encoded by the coding sequence GTGACCGCGGGGTCAGTGCCGCTGTTGACGGTTTTCGCGCTGTTGTTCGCGGCCCTGGCCACCGTGGCGATCGGTGCCTATGGAGTGCGGTTGGCCCGCACCACATCCGATTTTCTCGTCGCCTCGCGCAGTGTCAGGTCCGGGTGGAATGCCGCGGCGATCTCCGGTGAATACCTCTCGGCCGCTTCCTTTCTCGGTGTCGCCGGGTTGATCGCGAAGTACGGTGCGGATGCGCTGTGGTATCCGGTGGGTTTCACCGCGGGATACCTGTCGCTGCTGTTGTTCGTGGCGGCGCCGCTGCGACGGTCCGGCGCCTATACGGTGCCCGACTTCGCCGAATTCCGTTTGGGCTCGGTGCGATTGCGCAGGCTGGCCGCGACCGTGGTGGTGCTGGTGTGTGCGGTGTATCTGATTCCGCAGTTCCAAGGTGCGGGATTGACGTTGCGTACATTGCTGGGCGTGCCCGATTGGGTGGGCGCGGTGGCGGTGGGCACCATCGTGATCGCGAATGTGGCCGGTGGCGGCATGCGGTCGATCACGCTGGTGCAGGCGTTCCAGTACTGGCTGAAGTTGACGGCGGTGGCTATTCCCGCACTGGTGCTACTCGGCCATTTCCTCACCGAGGACCGGGCACTCGGCGCGCCCGCTCCCCCGGTGGTCACCGAGCGCACCGTAGTGGATGTCCGCACCGATGTAGTGGTGCAGGTCGCTGCGACACAACAGGTTTCGATCGACGGAAAGCTCGACGACCGCCCGGTGGCCGGGCAGACGCTACTGACCCCGGGTGCACACGAACTGTCGGCGGGCACCGAGCTGGTGCTGGAGGCCGGTGCCGCGGTACCGGTGGTGGCCGGTGCGCCCGCGGACGGCGCCGGCTGGCTGGAACCTGGCGGTGGCTTCGGCGGGGCACACCCGACCTATCAGGTGTATTCGCTGATCATCGCGACGTTCCTCGGCACCATGGGCTTGCCGCATGTGCTGGTGCGTTTCTATACGAATCCGGATGGCCGGGCCGCGCGGGCGACAGCGGTGGCGGTGATCGGGCTGGTCGGGTTGTTCTACCTGTTCCCGGTGCTGCTTGGCGTCTTCGCGCGACTGTATGTGCCGCAGTTGCTGATCACCGGCATCTCCGACGCGGCGGTGGTGCTGATGCCCGGCTCGGTGGTGGGCGGACTACCAGGGCAGTTACTGGCCGCGTTGGTGGCGGCCGGCGCGATCGCGGCGTTCCTGTCCACCTCGTCGGGCTTGCTGGTGAGCATCGCGGGCGTGCTGAGTACCGACATGCTGCGCGGCCGGATTCGCGACTTCCGGGCGGCGGCCGTGGTCGCGGGTGGTGTGCCGCTTGCCCTTTCGCTCACGGTGGCGTCGCTGGATCTGTCCCGCACCGTCGGTCTTGCGTTTTCGGTGGCCGCCTCGACTCTGTGCCCGCTGCTGGTGCTCGGCATCTGGTGGCGCGGACTCACCGCGGCGGGCGCGGCGGCCGGACTGATCGCGGGCGGGCTGGCGTCCGGCGGAGCGACGGTGGTGTCGGTGGCCGGGGGGCTCTCCGACGAGGTGGCGGGCGGGTGGCCCGCCGCACTGCTCGGCTATCCGGCGGCGATCAGCGTCCCGCTCGCGTTCGCCGCGATGATGCTGGTCAGCAAGGTGACCCCCGGTCCTGGAGCCCGACGGGTGGGCCGCGTCTTCGTGCGGATGCACGCACCCGAGCGGCTCGGCATGGGCGCCGACCGCGAACGCAGCCTGCGCTCGAACTGA
- a CDS encoding LytR/AlgR family response regulator transcription factor: MTRDTEKGADTLRVLAVDDEKPALDELVYLLRAQPGVGEIHEAADATTALRVLRAHPVDAVFLDINMPGLDGMELAGILSEFANPPAVVFVTAHDDRAVSAFDLGAVDYLLKPLREARLAEAVRRIAATRGTPAPVADGPRADPSEVIPVELGGVTTLVPRSSVSWVEADGDYARLHTSGGSHLVRIPLSALESRWEDAGFLRVHRSYLVALRMVTGLRTVGTGTVVCLRADGNAAAVELPVSRRQVRELKQRLVHGPRQQWTGQ, encoded by the coding sequence GTGACCCGGGACACTGAGAAAGGGGCCGACACCTTGCGGGTGCTGGCCGTCGACGACGAGAAGCCCGCTCTGGACGAGCTGGTGTATCTGTTGCGCGCGCAGCCTGGTGTGGGCGAGATCCACGAAGCGGCGGACGCGACCACCGCGCTGCGGGTGTTACGCGCCCATCCGGTCGACGCGGTGTTCCTGGATATCAATATGCCCGGGCTGGACGGCATGGAGCTGGCCGGCATCCTGTCGGAGTTCGCGAATCCGCCCGCGGTGGTTTTCGTGACCGCACACGACGATCGGGCGGTATCGGCCTTCGATCTCGGTGCGGTGGACTATCTGCTGAAGCCGTTGCGGGAGGCGCGGCTGGCCGAGGCGGTGCGCCGGATCGCCGCCACCCGCGGCACACCGGCACCGGTCGCCGACGGACCGCGCGCCGACCCGAGTGAGGTGATCCCCGTCGAGCTCGGCGGAGTGACCACGCTGGTGCCGCGATCGAGCGTGAGCTGGGTGGAGGCGGATGGCGACTACGCCAGGCTGCACACCAGCGGTGGGTCGCATCTGGTGCGGATTCCGTTGTCCGCGTTGGAGTCCCGGTGGGAGGATGCGGGATTCCTGCGGGTACATCGGTCGTACCTGGTGGCGCTGCGGATGGTGACCGGCCTGCGCACGGTCGGCACCGGGACGGTGGTCTGCCTGCGCGCCGACGGCAATGCCGCGGCGGTGGAGTTGCCGGTGAGCCGCAGACAGGTGCGTGAGCTGAAACAGCGCCTGGTGCACGGGCCTCGGCAACAGTGGACCGGCCAGTGA
- a CDS encoding sensor histidine kinase, which translates to MTTTVVALVVSAALIAGALVIWPRTRRVVTTPAERAVHSALHTASLAAIPLRRGLTDQSAQEAAPHLRALTGAEALGVADPDGTLLAWDGPHAELAEHFTEAAKRAVAGERPVLVAGPGSGEHAGRTLIAQPLLIESNGVAGAIGVVTTGQPGPGWLGAVAEVARYACGQLELAELDASRARLDRAEVRALRAQISPHFIYNALNTIASFVRTDPDRARELILEFADFTRYSFRAAGEFTVLADELRNIERYLALERARFGDALDVRLQIAPEVLGVVLPFLALQPLVENAVRHGLAGATRGGTVSITAADAGIDCLISVEDDGVGMDPELLRSGALDAVETGSGPASSGESAHVGLANVDDRLRAAFGNDYGLIVETAPGAGTKVSLRVPKFRAGIQA; encoded by the coding sequence ATGACGACGACGGTGGTCGCCCTCGTCGTCTCGGCGGCATTGATCGCCGGGGCCTTGGTGATCTGGCCGCGGACCCGCCGGGTGGTGACCACACCGGCCGAGCGGGCGGTGCATTCGGCGCTGCACACCGCGTCGCTGGCAGCGATTCCGTTGCGGCGCGGGCTCACCGACCAGTCGGCGCAGGAAGCTGCCCCGCACCTGCGGGCGCTCACCGGAGCCGAGGCGCTCGGCGTCGCCGATCCGGACGGCACGCTGCTCGCCTGGGACGGCCCGCACGCCGAACTCGCCGAGCACTTCACCGAGGCGGCCAAGCGCGCCGTCGCCGGTGAGCGGCCGGTGCTGGTCGCCGGGCCGGGCAGTGGCGAGCACGCGGGGCGGACCCTCATCGCGCAACCGCTGCTGATCGAAAGCAATGGGGTGGCCGGGGCGATCGGCGTGGTCACCACCGGTCAGCCGGGGCCGGGTTGGCTCGGCGCGGTGGCCGAGGTGGCCCGGTATGCCTGCGGCCAGCTCGAATTGGCCGAACTGGATGCCTCCCGGGCCCGGCTCGATCGGGCCGAGGTGCGGGCATTGCGGGCGCAGATCAGCCCGCACTTCATCTACAACGCGCTCAATACCATCGCCTCGTTCGTGCGTACCGACCCGGATCGAGCCCGCGAACTGATCCTCGAATTCGCCGACTTCACCCGCTACTCGTTCCGGGCGGCGGGCGAATTCACCGTGCTGGCCGACGAATTGCGCAATATCGAGCGCTATCTCGCGCTCGAACGCGCCCGCTTCGGCGACGCCCTCGACGTCCGCCTGCAAATCGCGCCCGAGGTCCTCGGCGTCGTCCTGCCCTTCCTCGCCCTGCAACCGCTGGTGGAGAACGCGGTCCGGCACGGTCTGGCAGGCGCCACCCGCGGCGGCACGGTGAGCATCACCGCCGCCGATGCGGGCATCGACTGCCTGATCAGCGTCGAAGACGACGGCGTCGGCATGGACCCCGAACTGCTCCGCTCCGGCGCCCTCGACGCCGTCGAAACCGGCAGCGGCCCCGCGAGTTCCGGCGAATCCGCGCACGTCGGCCTGGCCAATGTCGACGACCGCCTGCGCGCCGCCTTCGGCAACGACTACGGCCTAATCGTCGAAACCGCCCCCGGCGCAGGCACCAAGGTCTCCCTCCGTGTCCCCAAGTTCCGCGCGGGCATCCAGGCATAA